The Kwoniella bestiolae CBS 10118 chromosome 7, complete sequence genome has a segment encoding these proteins:
- a CDS encoding ATP-dependent rRNA helicase RRP3 — protein MSASPSSEASSSRSASPSRSPSPEFDPSAPIPSESNKQFSDLGISPELCEACKSLGFKKPTDIQIESIPPALEGKDIIGLAQTGSGKTAAFSLPILQSLWENPQPFFALVLAPTRELAYQISQQVTSLGSGIGVRSATIVGGMDMMSQSIALSKRPHVIVATPGRLMDHLENTKGFSLKSLKYLVMDEADRLLDMDFGPIIDKILKVIPKERNTYLFSATMTTKVAKLQRASLNKPVRVEVSSKYSTVSTLLQHYLLLPLKSKDTHLIYLTNELSSSSMIIFTRTVNDAQRLSIILRRLGFPAIPLHGQMSQSMRLASLNKFKSGGRSILVATDVASRGLDIPLVDLVINYDMPTNSKDYVHRVGRTARAGRSGKSITLVTQYDVEILQRIESHIGKRMISFDVDKEAVSLLSDTVAKANREAAVEMRELGNGGKGGKRGRDMGSGKRKFGDDGDDRDRDDDSHEAGMGYQKNGKKNKFSGGGGAGKKKVRR, from the exons ATGTCCGCCTCCCCCTCATCAgaagcttcctcctcccgctccGCCTCCCCCTCAAGATCCCCTTCCCCAGAATTCGATCCCTCCGCGCCCATCCCCTCAGAATCCAACAAACAGTTCTCAGACCTCGGTATTTCCCCCGAACTATGCGAAGCATGTAAATCACTGGGGTTTAAGAAACCCACCGATATTCAGATCGAGTCTATCCCACCTGCTCTGGAGGGCAAGGATATTATAGGTCTCGCTCAGACTGGGTCGGGTAAGACTGCGGCGTTCAGTTTACCGATATTGCAGAGTCTTTGGGAGAACCCTCAGCCTTTCTTTGCGCTTGTGCTTGCACCTACTCG TGAATTGGCATACCAAATATCTCAGCAAGTCACCTCTCTCGGCTCAGGCATAGGCGTAAGATCAGCCACGATAGTAGGAGGAATGGATATGATGTCTCAATCTATCGCATTGTCCAAACGACCTCATGTGATAGTAGCCACACCAGGTAGATTGATGGATCATTTGGAAAACACCAAGGGGTTCTCTTTGAAATCGTTGAAATATCTT GTAATGGACGAAGCGGATAGGTTGCTTGATATGGATTTCGGACCTATAATAGATAAGATTCTCAAGGTCATACCTAAGGAACGGAATACGTATTTGTTCTCTGCTACGATGACTACCAAGGTTGCTAAGTTGCAGAGAGCAAGTTTGAACAAGCCTGTTAGAGTGGAAGTGTCATCCAA ATACTCAACAGTCtccacccttcttcagcattaccttctcctccccctcaaatCCAAAGACACCCATCTAATATACTTAACCAACGaactttcctcctcatccatgatcatcttcaccagGACCGTCAATGACGCTCAGCGAttatccatcatcctcagaAGACTGGGTTTCCCAGCTATACCGCTCCACGGTCAGATGTCTCAGTCAATGAGATTGGCAAGTCTGAACAAGTTCAAATCTGGTGGGAGGAGCATACTGGTCGCGACGGATGTGGCTAGTAGAGGATTGGATATTCCGCTGGTGGATCTGGtcatt AACTACGACATGCCAACCAACTCAAAAGACTACGTCCACAGAGTAGGTCGTACAGCCCGAGCAGGTCGATCCGGAAAATCCATAACCCTCGTAACGCAATATGACGTGGAGATCCTCCAGCGTATCGAGTCACACATAGGCAAGAGGATGATTTCCTTCGATGTCGATAAAGAGGCGGTCAGTCTCCTCAGCGATACAGTTGCTAAAGCGAATCGAGAGGCTGCTGTGGAGATGCGGGAGTTGGGTAatggaggaaagggagggaagaggggCAGAGATATGGGGAGTGGTAAGAGGAAGTTCGGAGATGATGGGGACGATAGGGATAGGGACGATGATTCCCATGAGGCCGGGATGGGGTATcagaagaatgggaagaagaataagtttagtggaggtgggggtgcggggaagaagaaggttagGAGGTAG